A section of the Callospermophilus lateralis isolate mCalLat2 chromosome 14, mCalLat2.hap1, whole genome shotgun sequence genome encodes:
- the Retsat gene encoding all-trans-retinol 13,14-reductase, which yields MWLSLVLLLVLLLLAGIRRVYLGLFAGRSPNPFSQDVKRPPAPLVTDKEARKRVLKQVFSASQVPENLDVVVIGSGIGGLAAAAILAKAGKRVLVLEQHTKAGGCCHTFGKNGLEFDTGIHYIGHMEEGTFGRFILDQITEGQLDWASLSSPFDTVILDMPSGRKEFPMYSGKKAYIEGLKEKFPQEKDVIDKYIKLVKVVADGAIHAILLKFLPLRVAQLLSKCGLLTWFSPFLHASTQSLAEVLQQLGASPELQAVLSYIFPTYGVTPSRTTFSMHALLVNHYLQGAFYPRGGSSEITFHIIPVIKQAGGAVLTKATVQTVLLDSAGKACGVRVKKGQELVDIYCPTVVSNAGLFNTYEHLLPESARCLSGVQQQLQMVRPGLSMFSVFICLRGTKEELGLQSTNYYVYFDINMDKAMERYISMTREKAVEHIPLYFVASPSSKDPTWSGRFPDRSTLTVLIPTAYEWFEEWQEEPQGKRSHDYETLKSSFVEASISMILRLFPQLEGKVESAVGGSPLTNQFFLAATRGATYGADHDLDRLHPYVMATIRAQSPIPNLYLTGQDIFTCGLMGALQGALLCSSAILKRNLYSDLKDLGSRVRAQKKMM from the exons ATGTGGCTCTCCCTGGTGCTGCTGTTGGTGCTGCTGCTGCTCGCGGGCATCCGCCGTGTCTACTTGGGGCTGTTCGCCGGGCGCTCCCCGAACCCCTTCTCGCAGGACGTCAAGCGGCCGCCCGCGCCCCTGGTGACCGACAAGGAGGCCAGGAAAAGGGTCCTTAAGCAAG TTTTCTCAGCAAGTCAAGTGCCAGAGAACCTGGATGTGGTGGTGATTGGCAGTGGCATTGGGGGCCTGGCTGCAGCTGCGATTCTGGCGAAAGCTGGCAAGCGAGTCCTGGTCTTGGAGCAGCACACCAAGGCAGGGGGCTGTTGTCATACCTTTGGCAAAAATGGCCTTGAGTTTGACACAG GGATCCATTATATTGGGCACATGGAGGAGGGCACCTTTGGCCGCTTTATCTTGGACCAGATTACTGAAGGGCAGCTGGACTGGGCTTCTCTGTCCTCGCCTTTTGACACAGTGATACTAGACATGCCCAGTGGCCGAAAGGAGTTCCCCATGTACAGCGGGAAGAAAGCATACATTGAAGGCCTCAAGGAGAAGTTTCCCCAGGAAAAAGATGTCATCGACAAGTACATAAAGCTGGTGAAG GTGGTAGCCGATGGAGCCATTcacgccatcttgctgaagttcCTCCCACTGCGCGTGGCTCAGCTCCTCAGCAAGTGTGGGCTGCTGACTTGGTTCTCTCCATTCCTGCATGCGTCCACCCAGAGCCTGGCTGAGGTCCTGCAGCAGCTGGGGGCCTCCCCTGAGCTCCAGGCCGTGCTCAGCTACATTTTCCCCACCTATG GTGTGACCCCCAGCCGTACCACCTTTTCCATGCATGCTCTGCTGGTCAACCACTACCTACAGGGGGCCTTTTATCCCCGAGGGGGTTCCAGTGAAATCACCTTTCATATCATCCCTGTGATTAAGCAAGCCGGGGGCGCTGTCCTCACAAAGGCCACTGTGCAGACTGTGTTGTTGGACTCAGCTGGGAAAGCCTGTG GTGTGCGTGTGAAGAAGGGACAAGAGCTGGTGGACATCTACTGCCCCACTGTGGTCTCCAACGCAGGCCTGTTCAACACCTATGAGCACCTACTGCCGGAGAGCGCCCGCTGTCTGTCAG GTGTGCAGCAACAGCTGCAGATGGTGCGGCCAGGCCTGAGCATGTTCTCTGTCTTCATCTGCCTGCGCGGGACCAAGGAGGAGTTGGGTCTGCAGTCCACCAACTACTATGTTTATTTCGACATCAACATGGATAAGGC GATGGAGCGCTACATCTCCATGACCAGGGAGAAGGCTGTGGAACACATACCCCTCTACTTTGTTGCTTCCCCTTCAAGCAAGGACCCGACCTGGTCAGGCCGCTTCCCAG ACCGATCCACGCTGACTGTGCTGATACCCACCGCCTACGAGTGGTTTGAGGAGTGGCAGGAGGAGCCGCAAGGGAAGCGAAGCCATGATTATGAGACCCTCAAAAGCTCCTTTGTTGAAGCCTCCATATCCATGATCCTCAGACTATTCCCACAGCTGGAGGGGAAG GTGGAGAGCGCCGTGGGAGGGTCCCCACTGACCAATCAGTTCTTCCTGGCTGCTACCCGAGGAGCCACCTATGGGGCCGACCATGACCTGGACCGCCTGCATCCTTACGTGATGGCTACCATCAGGGCCCAGAGCCCCATCCCCAACCTCTACCTGACAG GCCAGGATATCTTCACCTGCGGGTTGATGGGGGCCCTGCAAGGGGCACTGCTGTGCAGCAGTGCCATCCTGAAGCGGAACCTATACTCAGACCTCAAGGATCTCGGCTCAAGAGTGCGGGCCCAGAAGAAGATGATGTAG
- the Tgoln2 gene encoding trans-Golgi network integral membrane protein 2, protein MWFLVACLLLNVAAAGPVSLDPRPNAEGSDRLTPVPTQGTPDRPSAGKEGNKTLETQPPPPNPPSTLGGASGSEQGQGPPKGSASGSEQGQVSQKAGANGTVSGQESPKGGPSGSEPGQGPLKVGANGSEPGQGPRKGGSSPSLDNQETPKTDKTQEPGKEHTSLQTSKTKAGERVTMDSDLSSPQQEGEDESLEPAEDAEPKEAEEGDTGPEEGSPTGEEKKMSGPASSENREGTLLDSMNSDKNDLYKDNPGGASAESSHFFAYLVTAAILVAVLYIAYHNKRKIIAFALEGKRSKVTRRPKASDYQRLNLKL, encoded by the exons ATGTGGTTCCTGGTTGCGTGTCTCTTGCTAAATGTCGCTGCGGCGG GCCCTGTGTCGCTTGACCCACGTCCCAACGCCGAAGGTTCGGATAGGCTGACCCCGGTCCCGACCCAAGGAACTCCAGACCGGCCTTCTGCAGGAAAGGAGGGCAACAAAACCCTGGAGACCCAGCCGCCCCCTCCGAACCCGCCTTCCACCCTAGGCGGGGCCAGCGGGTCGGAACAGGGGCAGGGGCCCCCGAAAGGAAGCGCCAGCGGATCGGAACAGGGGCAGGTCTCCCAGAAAGCAGGCGCCAACGGGACGGTATCTGGACAGGAATCCCCGAAAGGAGGCCCCAGCGGGTCGGAACCGGGCCAGGGACCCCTGAAAGTAGGCGCCAACGGGTCGGAACCCGGCCAGGGGCCCCGGAAAGGAGGCTCCAGTCCCTCCTTAGATAACCAGGAGACACCCAAGACTGATAAAACCCAGGAGCCTGGAAAAGAGCATACCTCTCTGCAAACTTCCAAAACTAAAGCTGGGGAGAGAGTGACGATGGACTCGGACCTCTCTTCTCCCCAGCAGGAGGGAGAAGATGAGTCCTTAGAGCCTGCTGAAGATGCAGAGCCCAAGGAGGCTGAAGAAGGTGATACAGGACCTGAAGAGGGCTCACCAACTGGAGAGGAGAAAAAGATGTCCGGCCCTGCCTCCAGTGAGAACCGTGAAGGGACACTTTTGGATTCCATGAATAGTGACAAGAATGACCTTTATAAGGACAATCCTGGCGGTGCCAGCGCAGAGAGCAGCCACTTCTTTGCGTATTTGGTCACTGCGGCCATTCTCGTCGCAGTCCTCTATATTGCCTATCACAATAAGCGGAAG ATTATTGCTTTTGCTTTGGAAGGAAAAAGATCCAAAGTAACTCGGCGGCCAAAGGCTAGTGACTACCAACGTTTGAACCTAAAG CTCTGA